CAGCATCAAACAAGGATTGGAACCAGGGGCGCATGCGCATACCCTTGTGCACTGTTACAAGTTACAACAATATTGAGGATCATGGATTCTTAGACCGATTGATATTGAGGAgtgtctgtatttttttttaaattatatatatttttttaaattattatatatatatatatatatttaaatcatgttaatataaatgataaattttaaaaataaaaaatattattttaatttatttttttaaataaaaaacattttaaaaaacaactgcaacTATGATaataagtattattttaatagaaaaaaatccaCTTAAATCATCAACCCAATTTTGTTATACTACTTTAACaatcattttagtattttttttttttaaaatttgtttcctgataacaattttatagtattttttaaaaaataaaatttaatatttataattaaattagtttgtttggttttttttaaatgaaataaattttaacggCGTTGAATTGGAATAAAAACCATGAATGATCCTGCCCGAATTGTTATTGCAAGAACTCCTAAAATAATGATCTTTAATTGAGGGAGCAAAAAGTACTGATGCTAGGTATAATtatgatacatttttttttatgcacaaCAGCTTTTACTAATATGGTCAGCAaactttataacttttttttaatttgattcactCTAAACTTTATAGCGTTTTGCACGAGTAGAGCGATGGATCGTGTCATGCAGCACGCCCACACACAAATTAATCACCATGTTTTAAGAAACCTGATTCCCGCGAATCAAGGACGGTGATTAGATGTACCCGTCAATTATATGCCTTGATAACATTTTCCATATCCAACCTGCTAGTTTACAATTTGTGCTACATTACagttcttattaaaaaaaattaatgtaataaaaattttgatcggacttcttgtttttaaaattaaatcatataaaaattatattgatataaCCCAATTGACTTAACCGGTTTAAAAATATCCTAGCTaacagtataaaaaaaaatataaaggtgaaattgagaaaaaaatatataaaattgatataaaaaaccttCTAACCTAACTTATtgtctagattgagtttaaaattaaattaaatatgtttttagcattgtgaaagtttttatagttatggtttaataaaattaggttaaaaaaaaacatttttagttatggttttaaaagacaagtttaaaaaaaaaatatttgattaaaattattatgagatGAATTTTTGcatataaacatattttattagcttctataaaattaaaatttaaaacacaattatattGGGGCTAATacataaaacaaaagttatttaattaatcaaataaaaagttcCACAATACTGAATGTTCTCTAATTATCAACTGTTTTGCTAGAGAAGAAGTACTATGTTTGCCTCCTAGGATATGTTCTTGCACCATAAATTTTACCTTCCAAGGCATGAAAGGGTAGAGTTCACActttaattaacatttttttcccACTCTCTCATTAGACAcgttcaaatatatattttttttatttctaaccaGACTTTAGTATAATTCAACTATTTTCTATCTTGTTTTACCAACatattaaacaaatttaaaaccattttttacattattaacaattattattgtaataatttatttttataaaaacctcCCCTCTCATCATGCATCAGACAAAACCTAAGACGACATTTTTGCCCGGCAAATTTAGAGGGAGCGCCAGTTTAGAACCAAAGATAAAAACTAAAGCCCAGAAGAGAATCAATTGTCAAACGTAGCCCATATTGAATAATGGACCGTGGTCCGCACTGGATGTTCTCTTCTACATCTTCTTCAACATCCATCGGAACACAACACGATTTTCAGACAATAAAAATTTCCAAGTCTTGGCACCCAAAAaggacaaggaaaaaaaaaagaaaaaaagataaagtcttcaccttaattttaaaagactAGAGAATCCAACCACAGCCCATTAATCATCTCCATGGTTTGACCAGCAAAGTCTGATTCTTAGgttcaataaaaagaaaattgtgcAGAAATCAGGAGAGACGGTAATGGCATGGAACGTGTTCAAGTTTTGCACAACACTGCGAGCTCTTGGTTCTATCATGATAGTATTGGTCCTTGGCATAGTTGGGGTTACATATTATGTTATTGTTGTAGCTAATTATGGTCCCGCTCTTTTTCATGGTGGCCTTGATTCTTTTGTCGCTCTCCTTGTCTTGGTTTTGTTCCATTCTTTGGTAAGTTAcgttttccttatttttttttttgaaagtttagTGTTTTTGCTTGCTATTACGGATGTTTTATGGTTGCTTTAATTTGTACTGCACGAAAAGCTTGAATTTTTAGGCCAGTACTTGAAATGGTAATCGTGCTTTGAAATGCAAGCAACCAATGTTTACGTCGAGCCGGTGTTAAGAATGTTGTTTATCTACGAATGAAATTATATACATGGATTTCAAAGTGCGTTTcttattatgatatttatttctagtttttaatGTAGCAACATTTACCATTGCAACTAAAAAGGGCTTTTGAGcggccacacacacacacatttataGCATTGTCATACCAGTTTATATGCAATTTAAGTTTTGGCTATCACAGAATAGATTTTGGTTAGCTTGTATGCAGTTCATAGTGATTCGTTTTGCTGAGAGAAGTTGTATTTGAACCCAGTTTCCTCTAGTTCTTACCAACCAAACAACGGATTTCTATGCTGGTTCCTTGATTTTGTTGATTTCCATACAGGCAGGTGGGGTTGACTTTAAATTGAACATCTCACAAATCCCAGTTTGCTAATGGTCGTTAACTGGTGCATCACTATCTAGAACAATTTTGTGTTATTCATTGGTCCTTTTATGTTGTAGTATGGATTGGATTATTTGGGGAAAAATGAGTTGTGGGACTTTGGAAAGCTGTCTTTCTCTCCCATGTATAGCACAACATATGGAAGGAAAATGATGGGTGTTATTCCTTCACCTGATTATCCACCGAGGTATGTGGCTGGCTGCCACTGGCTTCCATGTATGCTGGATAATATCCATGCACAATGGATGCTTCCATGCAAGCCACCACTCTAAGTGGGTGAGATAATGTAGGTGAACTTATTCAGTGAACATAGTAATGGTGCTcaatttaaaattgagtttgtcCAATAACTGTACAAGAAACTCTATAAAACTGAATTTCTATTGGTGGGATTTGGTTATGTAGCTGGTGATGCTATTGTGGAGCTACTTTACTACTGTTCTGACTGATCCTGGTGGGGTCCCACCAAATTGGAGGCCATCAATAGATGAGGAGAGTGGCGATGCAGATCCATTGGTCAGATTAGCACATGAAGGTACAGGTTTAGATTTAAATCAGTCAGCTATGCTTGGTGAGCCAGCTAATCCAAGAACACGAGTCTGTCGAAAATGCAATTGGTTTAAACCTCCTCGCTACCATCACTGTTCTGTttgtgagtttttctttttagggtTTACATGGATTTCTTTTCTAGAAGCCTAGCTGTTGTTTCATTTCAACTAAAGGTAGCTTCATTTGTTAATTGTTTCAGGCAGGAGGTGTATATTGAAAATGGACCATCATTGTGTATGGGTCGTGAATTGTG
This genomic interval from Populus alba chromosome 1, ASM523922v2, whole genome shotgun sequence contains the following:
- the LOC118036066 gene encoding probable protein S-acyltransferase 14 isoform X2 → MAWNVFKFCTTLRALGSIMIVLVLGIVGVTYYVIVVANYGPALFHGGLDSFVALLVLVLFHSLLVMLLWSYFTTVLTDPGGVPPNWRPSIDEESGDADPLVRLAHEGTGLDLNQSAMLGEPANPRTRVCRKCNWFKPPRYHHCSVCRRCILKMDHHCVWVVNCVGALNYKYFLLFLFYTFLVTTLVTSSLLPQFIAFFTDGEKNGTPETLVATFVAFGI
- the LOC118036066 gene encoding probable protein S-acyltransferase 14 isoform X1 encodes the protein MAWNVFKFCTTLRALGSIMIVLVLGIVGVTYYVIVVANYGPALFHGGLDSFVALLVLVLFHSLLVMLLWSYFTTVLTDPGGVPPNWRPSIDEESGDADPLVRLAHEGTGLDLNQSAMLGEPANPRTRVCRKCNWFKPPRYHHCSVCRRCILKMDHHCVWVVNCVGALNYKYFLLFLFYTFLVTTLVTSSLLPQFIAFFTDGEKNGTPETLVATFVAFVLNLSFALSIMGFLIMHISLVLGNTTTIEAFEKKSNPKWHYDLGRRKNFEQVTFGLFVNLYPTTVYAYHCASLLIFIQPLCLCC